One window from the genome of Streptomyces sp. NBC_00287 encodes:
- a CDS encoding Na+/H+ antiporter: MDQLALLFVLLLGAVVSVPVGDRLGLPAPVLMTLLGIVLALLDFVPNVEVPPELILPLLLPPLLYAAVRRTSWRQFAANVRPIFLLAVALVFVTTVCVAVVADAIIPGLPIAAAVALGALVAPPDPVAATAVAGQLGLPRRLVSILEGEGLFNDVTAIVLYHVAIAAVVSGTFSFWQAGLDLVLSAVVALIVGLALGWGANRLMGLLGDATLQIGLTLLVPYAAYVLAEELHGSGVLAVLTTALFLAEYATDADDVMTRLAGHTVWDVVDTLVTGVAFGLIGLELHNAVRTASGRWGELLGWAAAIVGVVVFVRLLWLLPATWLTKRLHARRDHDEDIPMSWRETVVMWWSGMRGVASVALALAIPLTVDDGSAFPDRDEIVFIAFGVIMGTLVLQGLTLPWLVKRLGVRADTAREKEFEKALAVRAAKAAKRRLREIESVEELPEELSEQMLRRAFDIGARISPDLGEEERREAHEQRVRRLKRVRRIQGEMLSAARHEVLAARSEPGADPEVVDRVLRHLDVRSLR; the protein is encoded by the coding sequence GTGGATCAGTTGGCCCTGTTGTTCGTGCTGTTGCTCGGGGCCGTGGTGAGTGTCCCGGTGGGGGACCGGCTCGGATTGCCGGCGCCGGTGCTGATGACCTTGCTCGGGATCGTGCTGGCCCTGCTCGACTTCGTGCCCAATGTCGAGGTGCCGCCCGAGCTGATCCTGCCGCTGCTGTTGCCGCCGTTGCTGTATGCCGCGGTGCGGCGGACCTCCTGGCGGCAGTTCGCCGCCAATGTGCGGCCCATCTTTCTGCTGGCCGTGGCTCTGGTGTTCGTGACGACGGTGTGCGTGGCCGTCGTGGCCGACGCGATCATTCCCGGGCTGCCGATCGCCGCCGCCGTCGCGCTCGGCGCCTTGGTCGCGCCGCCCGACCCCGTCGCCGCCACCGCCGTCGCGGGGCAACTCGGGCTGCCGCGTCGGCTGGTGTCAATCCTGGAGGGCGAGGGGCTCTTCAACGACGTCACCGCGATCGTGCTGTACCACGTGGCCATCGCGGCCGTCGTCAGCGGGACGTTCTCGTTCTGGCAGGCCGGGCTCGATCTGGTGCTCTCCGCGGTGGTGGCGCTGATCGTCGGGCTCGCCCTGGGCTGGGGCGCGAACCGGCTGATGGGCCTGCTCGGGGATGCCACGCTCCAGATCGGGCTGACGCTGCTCGTGCCGTACGCCGCGTATGTGCTGGCCGAGGAGCTGCACGGGTCCGGTGTGCTGGCCGTCCTCACCACCGCGCTGTTCCTCGCCGAGTACGCCACCGACGCGGACGATGTGATGACCCGGCTCGCCGGGCACACGGTCTGGGACGTCGTCGACACGCTCGTCACCGGGGTGGCATTCGGGCTGATCGGTCTTGAGCTGCACAACGCCGTGCGCACGGCGTCCGGGCGGTGGGGCGAGCTGCTGGGGTGGGCGGCGGCGATCGTGGGGGTCGTGGTGTTCGTACGGCTGTTGTGGCTGCTGCCGGCCACCTGGCTGACCAAGCGGTTGCACGCCCGGCGGGACCATGACGAGGACATCCCGATGAGCTGGCGGGAGACCGTCGTGATGTGGTGGTCGGGGATGCGCGGGGTGGCCTCGGTGGCGTTGGCGCTGGCGATCCCTCTGACAGTCGACGACGGGTCCGCGTTTCCCGACCGGGACGAGATCGTGTTCATCGCGTTCGGGGTGATCATGGGGACGCTGGTGTTGCAGGGGCTGACCCTGCCGTGGCTGGTGAAGCGGCTCGGGGTGCGGGCGGACACGGCACGGGAGAAGGAGTTCGAGAAGGCCCTCGCCGTACGGGCGGCCAAGGCGGCGAAGCGGCGGCTCCGGGAGATCGAGTCGGTGGAGGAGCTGCCGGAGGAGTTGTCCGAGCAGATGCTGCGGCGGGCCTTCGACATCGGCGCGCGGATCAGTCCCGACCTGGGGGAGGAGGAGCGGCGGGAGGCCCATGAGCAGCGGGTGCGGCGGCTGAAGCGGGTACGGCGGATCCAGGGGGAGATGCTCAGCGCCGCCCGGCACGAGGTGCTGGCGGCGCGGAGCGAGCCGGGGGCGGATCCGGAGGTGGTGGATCGCGTGCTGCGGCATCTGGACGTGCGCAGCCTGCGGTGA
- a CDS encoding GNAT family N-acetyltransferase produces MTAESYVVRVASQDADREACFAVRREVFVVEQGVPEELEYDAYDSVAVHVLAVREDGVPLGAGRLLYGGAAAEKVDGDLTVGSLGRLAVAKAARGLGVGAALVRAVEDAARARGLRAVDLHAQTQALGFYERLGYEAYGPEFPDAGIPHRAMRRAV; encoded by the coding sequence ATGACCGCCGAGTCCTATGTCGTGCGGGTCGCGTCGCAGGATGCCGACCGTGAGGCGTGCTTCGCGGTGCGCCGGGAGGTCTTCGTCGTCGAGCAGGGTGTGCCCGAGGAGCTGGAGTACGACGCCTACGACTCCGTAGCGGTGCATGTGCTGGCCGTGCGGGAGGACGGGGTGCCGCTCGGTGCCGGGCGCCTGCTGTACGGCGGGGCGGCGGCCGAGAAGGTTGACGGCGACCTGACCGTGGGCTCGCTCGGGCGTCTTGCGGTGGCCAAGGCGGCGCGTGGACTTGGGGTCGGTGCGGCGCTGGTGCGGGCCGTCGAGGACGCGGCACGCGCGCGTGGGCTCAGGGCGGTGGATCTGCATGCGCAGACTCAGGCGCTGGGGTTCTACGAGCGGTTGGGGTACGAGGCGTACGGCCCCGAGTTCCCTGACGCGGGGATTCCGCATCGGGCGATGCGGCGCGCTGTGTAG
- a CDS encoding RluA family pseudouridine synthase, with the protein MSTIPEIRTLPVPDGLEGERVDAAISRMFGFSRTKAAELAAAGKVTVDGSVVGKSERVSGGAWLEVEMPQAPAPVQVVAEPVEGMEIVHDDDDVVVIVKPVGVAAHPSPGWSGPTVIGGLAAAGYRISTSGAAERQGIVHRLDVGTSGLMVVAKSERAYTSLKRQFKERTVDKRYHTLVQGHPDPTSGTIDAPIGRHPHHDYKWAVTADGKPSVTHYDLIEAFRAASLLDVKLETGRTHQIRVHMAAHRHPCVGDLTYGADPTLAKRLRLTRQWLHAVRLGFEHPGDGQWAEFSCEYPDDLQQALDQVREETYA; encoded by the coding sequence GTGAGCACCATTCCCGAGATCCGAACCCTGCCCGTGCCCGACGGCTTGGAGGGCGAGCGCGTCGACGCCGCCATCTCCCGCATGTTCGGCTTCTCCCGTACCAAGGCGGCCGAGCTCGCCGCGGCGGGGAAGGTCACGGTCGACGGGTCGGTGGTCGGGAAGTCCGAGCGGGTGAGCGGAGGCGCCTGGCTCGAGGTCGAGATGCCGCAGGCGCCCGCGCCCGTGCAGGTCGTGGCCGAGCCCGTCGAGGGCATGGAGATCGTGCACGACGACGATGACGTGGTCGTGATCGTCAAGCCGGTCGGGGTCGCCGCGCACCCGTCGCCGGGCTGGAGCGGGCCGACGGTGATCGGTGGGCTCGCGGCCGCGGGGTACCGGATCTCCACGTCCGGTGCCGCCGAGCGGCAGGGCATCGTGCACCGGCTCGACGTCGGTACGTCGGGTCTGATGGTCGTCGCCAAGTCCGAGCGCGCGTACACGTCGCTGAAGCGCCAGTTCAAGGAGCGCACGGTCGACAAGCGCTACCACACGCTGGTCCAGGGGCACCCCGATCCGACCAGCGGCACCATCGACGCGCCCATCGGCCGGCACCCCCATCACGACTACAAGTGGGCGGTCACGGCTGACGGCAAGCCGTCCGTCACGCACTACGACCTCATCGAGGCGTTCCGTGCGGCCTCCCTGCTCGATGTGAAGCTGGAGACCGGCCGCACCCACCAGATCCGCGTCCACATGGCCGCGCACCGGCACCCCTGCGTCGGTGACCTGACCTACGGCGCCGATCCGACCCTCGCCAAGCGCCTGCGGCTGACCCGGCAGTGGCTGCACGCCGTCCGGCTCGGCTTCGAGCACCCCGGGGACGGGCAGTGGGCGGAGTTCTCCTGCGAGTACCCGGACGACCTTCAGCAGGCCCTGGACCAGGTGCGCGAGGAGACCTACGCATGA
- the lspA gene encoding signal peptidase II — protein MAEAERIIGTPESPDGAEAEPEQSSGPQGQEGGEARPKGKRRIAVLFAVAAFAYALDLISKMLVVAKLEHHEPIEIIGDWLKFEAIRNAGAAFGFGEAFTVIFTVIAAAVIVVIARLARKLYSLPWAIALGLLLGGALGNLTDRIFRSPGVFEGAVVDFIAPKHFAVFNLADSAIVCGGILIVLLSFKGLDPDGTVHKD, from the coding sequence GTGGCAGAGGCGGAGCGCATCATCGGTACGCCGGAATCCCCGGACGGGGCTGAGGCCGAGCCGGAGCAGTCATCCGGTCCGCAGGGACAGGAGGGCGGCGAGGCGCGGCCCAAGGGGAAGCGGCGGATCGCCGTGCTGTTCGCGGTCGCCGCCTTCGCGTACGCCCTCGACCTGATCAGCAAGATGCTCGTGGTGGCCAAGCTGGAGCACCACGAGCCCATCGAGATCATCGGGGACTGGCTGAAGTTCGAGGCGATCCGGAACGCCGGCGCGGCCTTCGGCTTCGGCGAGGCCTTCACGGTGATCTTCACGGTGATCGCGGCGGCGGTGATCGTGGTGATCGCCCGGCTCGCCCGCAAGCTCTACAGCCTGCCCTGGGCCATCGCGCTGGGTCTGCTGCTGGGCGGTGCGCTCGGCAATCTCACCGACCGGATCTTCCGCTCGCCGGGCGTCTTCGAGGGCGCGGTCGTGGACTTCATCGCGCCCAAGCACTTCGCCGTGTTCAACCTCGCGGACTCGGCGATCGTGTGCGGCGGCATCCTGATCGTGCTGCTGTCGTTCAAGGGCCTCGACCCCGACGGCACCGTCCACAAGGACTGA
- a CDS encoding TraR/DksA family transcriptional regulator, whose product MVAKKTAVQQSASGRSTKASGGAAKDPSGKKSTHGGSAGRSGEAAKPVKTVRGDGTGAGKAKAAKKAVAKKTVAKKAAAKKTATKKTAAKKATASQAAPAKNAAEEEAAGRPAAKKAAGKKTAAKKAVAKKAVAKKTAAEEAVAEKAPAKKAPARKAVAKKSTSKKSAAKKSTAKKAGAAEAAEQTGATTVVAKKTPGTATAAKTAVPKARVAAAVEPGELAVRPGEDPWTPEEVEEARAELMSEGERLRNELSSSERALAGLMRDSGDGAGDDQADTGTKNITREHELALAANAREMLTQTERALERLDSGTYGLCENCGKPIGKARMQAFPRATLCVECKQKQERRY is encoded by the coding sequence ATGGTGGCGAAGAAGACCGCCGTACAGCAGTCGGCGTCCGGCAGGTCCACGAAAGCCTCCGGCGGTGCGGCCAAGGATCCGAGCGGGAAGAAGAGCACGCACGGAGGGTCGGCGGGGCGGTCGGGGGAGGCCGCCAAGCCGGTGAAGACGGTGCGGGGGGACGGCACCGGCGCGGGGAAGGCGAAGGCGGCGAAGAAGGCGGTCGCGAAGAAGACCGTCGCCAAGAAAGCGGCCGCGAAGAAGACGGCCACCAAGAAGACCGCTGCCAAGAAGGCGACGGCTTCGCAAGCGGCTCCTGCGAAGAATGCGGCCGAGGAGGAGGCGGCGGGGAGACCGGCGGCCAAGAAGGCGGCCGGGAAGAAGACGGCCGCCAAGAAGGCCGTAGCGAAGAAGGCCGTAGCGAAGAAGACCGCGGCCGAGGAGGCCGTGGCCGAGAAGGCACCGGCCAAGAAGGCACCGGCCAGGAAGGCCGTGGCCAAGAAGAGCACCTCCAAGAAGAGCGCGGCCAAGAAAAGTACGGCCAAGAAGGCGGGCGCGGCCGAGGCCGCGGAGCAGACGGGAGCCACGACGGTGGTTGCGAAGAAGACTCCTGGCACGGCCACGGCGGCGAAGACCGCCGTTCCCAAGGCACGGGTCGCCGCGGCGGTGGAGCCGGGCGAGCTCGCGGTGCGCCCCGGTGAGGACCCCTGGACCCCCGAGGAGGTCGAGGAGGCGCGCGCCGAGCTGATGTCCGAGGGGGAGCGGCTGAGGAACGAGCTCAGCTCCTCCGAGCGGGCGCTCGCCGGTCTGATGCGGGACTCGGGGGACGGCGCCGGTGACGACCAGGCCGACACCGGAACGAAGAACATCACGCGGGAGCACGAGCTGGCGCTCGCCGCCAACGCGCGGGAGATGCTCACCCAGACCGAGCGCGCCCTGGAGCGGCTCGACTCGGGTACCTACGGGCTGTGCGAGAACTGCGGGAAACCGATCGGCAAGGCCCGTATGCAGGCCTTCCCGCGCGCGACGCTGTGCGTCGAGTGCAAGCAGAAGCAGGAACGCCGGTACTGA
- the ileS gene encoding isoleucine--tRNA ligase, with the protein MTTPTYRQVPAQVDLPALEHAVLDFWREQKIFAKSLEQSEGRPEWVFYEGPPTANGMPGAHHIEARVFKDVFPRFRTMRGYHVARKAGWDCHGLPVELAVEKELGFSGKKDIEAYGIAEFNAKCRDSVLRHTDAFSELTTRMGYWVDLEEAYVTMDPEYIESVWWSLKEIFNKGLLVQDHRVAPWCPRCGTGLSDHELAQGYETVVDPSVYVRFPLTSGPLAGQAALLVWTTTPWTLVSNTAVAAHPEVTYVVATNGEEKLVVAEPLVAKALGEGWETTGQSFTGAEMERWTYQRPFELVEFPETEGGTHYVVNAEYVTTEDGTGLVHQSPAFGEDDLKVCRSYGLPVVNPVRPDGAFEEDVPLVGGVFFKKADEKLTEDLQQRGLLFRHIPYEHSYPHCWRCHTALLYYAQPSWYIRTTAIKDRLLQENENTNWFPDTVKQGRYGDWLNNNIDWALSRNRYWGTPLPIWRCEDDHLTVVGSRAELTELTGTDQSSLDPHRPFIDDVTFDCPQCAKTATRVPEVIDAWYDSGSMPFAQWGYPYKNKELFESRYPAQFISEAIDQTRGWFYTLMAVGTLVFDKSSYENVVCLGHILAEDGRKMSKHLGNILQPIPLMDQHGADAVRWFMAAGGSPWAARRVGHGTIQEVVRKTLLTYWNTVAFQALYARTSNWAPSAADPAPADRPVLDRWLLSELHALTDQVTQSLEAYDTQRAGKLLSAFVDDLSNWYVRRSRRRFWQGDKAALRTLHEVVETVTKLMAPLTPFITERVWQDLIVPVTPGAPESVHLASWPEADLTAIDPELSKQMVLVRRLVELGRATRAESGVKTRQPLRRALVAATGFGSLNPELHTQITEELNVESLASLSEVGGSLVDTTAKANFRALGKRFGKRVQDVAKAVANADAAALSLALREGTASVEVDGETITLAPDEVIITETPREGWSVASDSGATVALDLEITEELRRAGLARDAIRLIQEARKNSGLDVADRIALRWTATDPATIAALSEHAGLIADEVLSTDFAQGEADDSYGTPFTDEGLSLTFRLRKA; encoded by the coding sequence ATGACAACGCCGACGTACCGCCAGGTACCCGCCCAGGTCGACCTGCCCGCCCTTGAGCACGCGGTGCTCGATTTCTGGCGCGAGCAGAAGATCTTCGCCAAGAGCCTGGAGCAGTCCGAGGGCCGCCCCGAGTGGGTGTTCTACGAGGGCCCGCCCACCGCCAACGGCATGCCCGGCGCCCACCACATCGAGGCCCGCGTCTTCAAGGACGTCTTCCCCCGCTTCCGCACCATGCGCGGCTACCACGTGGCCCGCAAGGCGGGCTGGGACTGCCATGGCCTCCCGGTGGAGCTGGCGGTCGAGAAGGAGCTCGGCTTCAGCGGCAAGAAGGACATCGAGGCGTACGGCATCGCCGAGTTCAACGCCAAGTGCCGTGACTCCGTGCTGCGTCACACCGACGCCTTCTCCGAGCTGACGACCCGCATGGGCTACTGGGTCGACCTCGAAGAGGCCTACGTCACGATGGACCCCGAGTACATCGAGTCGGTCTGGTGGTCGCTGAAGGAGATCTTCAACAAGGGCCTGCTGGTCCAGGACCACCGCGTCGCCCCCTGGTGCCCGCGCTGCGGCACCGGCCTGTCCGACCACGAGCTGGCGCAGGGCTACGAGACGGTCGTCGACCCGTCCGTGTACGTCCGTTTCCCGCTCACCTCCGGTCCGCTGGCCGGCCAGGCCGCGCTCCTGGTCTGGACGACGACTCCCTGGACGCTGGTCTCCAACACGGCGGTCGCCGCCCACCCCGAGGTCACCTACGTCGTCGCGACCAACGGCGAGGAGAAGCTCGTCGTCGCCGAGCCGCTCGTCGCCAAGGCCCTCGGCGAGGGCTGGGAGACCACCGGCCAGTCCTTCACCGGCGCCGAGATGGAGCGCTGGACCTACCAACGCCCCTTCGAGCTGGTCGAGTTCCCGGAGACCGAGGGCGGCACCCACTACGTGGTCAACGCCGAGTACGTCACCACCGAGGACGGTACGGGTCTGGTCCACCAGTCCCCCGCCTTCGGTGAGGACGACCTCAAGGTCTGCCGCTCCTACGGTCTGCCGGTCGTCAACCCCGTCCGCCCGGACGGCGCCTTCGAGGAGGACGTCCCCCTCGTCGGCGGCGTCTTCTTCAAGAAGGCGGACGAAAAGCTCACCGAGGACCTCCAGCAGCGCGGCCTGCTCTTCAGGCACATCCCGTACGAGCACAGCTACCCGCACTGTTGGCGCTGCCACACCGCGCTCCTCTACTACGCGCAGCCGTCCTGGTACATCCGCACCACCGCCATCAAGGACCGCCTCCTCCAGGAGAACGAGAACACCAACTGGTTCCCGGACACGGTCAAGCAAGGCCGGTACGGCGACTGGCTGAACAACAACATCGACTGGGCCCTGTCCCGCAACCGCTACTGGGGCACCCCGCTGCCCATCTGGCGCTGCGAGGACGACCACCTCACGGTCGTCGGCTCCCGCGCGGAGCTCACCGAGCTGACCGGCACGGACCAGTCGAGCCTGGACCCGCACCGCCCGTTCATCGACGACGTCACCTTCGACTGCCCGCAGTGCGCCAAGACGGCCACGCGCGTGCCGGAGGTCATCGACGCCTGGTACGACTCGGGTTCGATGCCGTTCGCGCAGTGGGGCTACCCGTACAAGAACAAGGAACTGTTCGAGTCCCGCTACCCGGCGCAGTTCATCTCCGAGGCCATCGACCAGACCCGCGGCTGGTTCTACACGCTGATGGCGGTCGGCACCCTGGTCTTCGACAAGTCGTCGTACGAGAACGTCGTCTGCCTCGGCCACATCCTCGCCGAGGACGGCCGCAAGATGTCCAAGCACCTGGGCAACATCCTGCAGCCGATCCCGCTGATGGATCAGCACGGCGCGGACGCGGTCCGCTGGTTCATGGCGGCCGGCGGCTCCCCGTGGGCGGCCCGCCGGGTCGGCCACGGCACCATCCAGGAGGTCGTCCGCAAGACGCTCCTCACATACTGGAACACGGTCGCCTTCCAGGCCCTGTACGCCCGTACGTCGAACTGGGCGCCCTCCGCGGCCGACCCGGCCCCGGCCGACCGCCCGGTCCTGGACCGCTGGCTGCTGTCCGAACTGCACGCGCTGACCGACCAGGTGACCCAGTCGCTGGAGGCGTACGACACCCAGCGCGCCGGCAAGCTGCTCTCGGCGTTCGTCGACGATCTGTCCAACTGGTACGTACGCCGCTCCCGTCGCCGCTTCTGGCAGGGCGACAAGGCGGCGCTGCGCACCCTGCACGAGGTCGTCGAGACGGTCACCAAGCTGATGGCCCCGCTGACCCCGTTCATCACCGAGCGGGTCTGGCAGGACCTGATCGTCCCGGTCACGCCCGGCGCCCCGGAGTCCGTGCACCTGGCGTCCTGGCCGGAGGCGGACCTCACCGCCATCGACCCGGAGCTGTCGAAGCAGATGGTCCTGGTCCGCCGGCTCGTGGAGCTCGGCCGTGCCACGCGCGCGGAGTCGGGTGTGAAGACGCGCCAGCCGCTGAGGCGGGCGCTGGTCGCGGCGACCGGCTTCGGCTCCCTCAACCCCGAGCTGCACACGCAGATCACCGAGGAGCTGAACGTCGAGTCGCTGGCGTCGCTCTCCGAGGTGGGCGGCAGCCTGGTGGACACCACCGCCAAGGCCAACTTCCGCGCCCTGGGCAAGCGGTTCGGCAAGCGCGTCCAGGATGTGGCGAAGGCCGTCGCGAACGCCGACGCGGCCGCGCTGTCCCTGGCCCTGCGCGAGGGCACGGCGTCGGTCGAGGTCGACGGTGAGACGATCACCCTCGCCCCGGACGAGGTGATCATCACCGAGACCCCGCGCGAGGGCTGGTCGGTGGCGTCCGACTCGGGTGCGACGGTCGCGCTGGACCTGGAGATCACCGAGGAGCTGCGCCGCGCGGGCCTGGCCCGTGACGCGATCCGCCTGATCCAGGAGGCCCGCAAGAACAGCGGCCTCGACGTGGCCGACCGCATCGCGCTGCGCTGGACGGCGACGGACCCGGCGACGATCGCGGCCCTGTCGGAGCACGCGGGACTCATCGCCGACGAGGTCCTGTCGACGGACTTCGCCCAGGGCGAGGCGGACGACAGCTACGGGACTCCGTTCACGGACGAGGGACTGTCCCTGACGTTCCGCCTGCGCAAGGCGTAA
- a CDS encoding DivIVA domain-containing protein translates to MPLTPEDVRNKQFTTVRLREGYDEDEVDAFLDEVEAELTRLLRENEDLRAKLAAATRAAAQNQQNMRKPPEQQDQQQGMPQQGGMPQQGGMPQQGGMPQQGGMPQQGMRGPGAPVPAGISGPPQQQMGGPMGGPPQLPSGAPQLPAGPGGQGGPQGPGPMGQGPMGQPPMQQQMGGPMGGPMGGPMGGPGQGPGGDSAARVLSLAQQTADQAIAEARSEANKIVGEARSRAEGLERDARAKADALERDAQEKHRVAMGSLESARATLERKVEDLRGFEREYRTRLKSYLESQLRQLETQADDSLAPPRTPATASLPPSPAPSMAPAGAPSYGGNQGMGGGPAPAGPSYGGQQQMSPAMTQPMAPVRPQGPSPMGQAPSPMRGFLIDEDDN, encoded by the coding sequence ATGCCGTTGACCCCCGAGGACGTGCGGAACAAGCAGTTCACGACCGTCCGCCTCCGAGAAGGCTATGACGAGGACGAGGTCGATGCCTTCCTCGATGAGGTCGAAGCCGAACTGACCCGCCTGCTCCGCGAGAACGAGGACCTGCGCGCCAAGCTGGCCGCGGCCACGCGCGCTGCTGCCCAGAACCAGCAGAACATGCGCAAGCCTCCGGAGCAGCAGGATCAGCAGCAGGGTATGCCCCAGCAGGGCGGTATGCCTCAGCAGGGCGGTATGCCCCAGCAGGGTGGCATGCCTCAGCAGGGTGGAATGCCGCAGCAGGGCATGCGGGGCCCGGGCGCCCCGGTGCCGGCCGGCATATCGGGCCCGCCGCAGCAGCAGATGGGTGGCCCCATGGGTGGCCCGCCCCAGCTGCCTAGCGGTGCTCCGCAGCTGCCCGCCGGTCCCGGCGGTCAGGGTGGCCCGCAGGGTCCCGGTCCGATGGGCCAGGGTCCGATGGGTCAGCCCCCGATGCAGCAGCAGATGGGCGGTCCGATGGGCGGCCCCATGGGCGGTCCGATGGGCGGCCCCGGTCAGGGCCCCGGTGGCGACAGCGCCGCCCGTGTCCTCTCGCTGGCCCAGCAGACCGCCGACCAGGCGATCGCCGAGGCCCGTTCCGAAGCCAACAAGATCGTGGGCGAGGCGCGTTCGCGTGCCGAGGGTCTCGAGCGTGACGCTCGTGCCAAGGCCGACGCCCTTGAGCGGGACGCGCAGGAGAAGCACCGCGTCGCGATGGGCTCCCTGGAGTCCGCTCGCGCCACGCTGGAGCGCAAGGTCGAGGACCTGCGCGGCTTCGAGCGCGAGTACCGCACGCGTCTGAAGTCCTACCTGGAGTCGCAGCTGCGTCAGCTGGAGACCCAGGCCGACGACTCGCTGGCCCCGCCGCGCACTCCGGCCACCGCCTCGCTGCCGCCGTCCCCGGCGCCGTCGATGGCTCCTGCCGGTGCCCCGTCCTACGGCGGCAACCAGGGCATGGGCGGCGGCCCGGCTCCGGCCGGCCCCTCCTACGGCGGTCAGCAGCAGATGTCCCCGGCGATGACCCAGCCGATGGCGCCGGTGCGTCCGCAGGGTCCGTCCCCGATGGGTCAGGCTCCCTCGCCGATGCGCGGGTTCCTGATCGACGAGGACGACAACTGA
- a CDS encoding YggT family protein, translated as MSVVLDVVYIALMCFLIVLIFRLVMDYVFQFARSWQPGKAMVVVLEATYTVTDPPLKLLRRFIPPLRLGGVALDLSFFVLMIIVYILISIVSRL; from the coding sequence ATGAGCGTGGTCCTGGATGTCGTCTACATCGCGCTGATGTGCTTCCTCATCGTGCTGATCTTCCGGTTGGTCATGGACTATGTCTTCCAGTTCGCCCGCTCGTGGCAACCCGGCAAGGCGATGGTGGTCGTTCTGGAGGCCACCTACACTGTCACTGATCCACCGCTCAAGCTTCTGCGGCGGTTCATTCCGCCGCTGCGTCTCGGGGGCGTGGCGCTCGACCTGTCCTTCTTCGTACTGATGATCATCGTCTACATCCTGATCTCGATCGTGAGCCGGCTGTGA
- a CDS encoding cell division protein SepF produces the protein MAGAMRKMAVYLGLVEDDGYDGRGFDPDDDFEPELDPEPERDHRRHELSHQAHGSHQSQRDESVRVVQPSVSRDPVSHAASLAAESGRPARIAPVASITQERQSLEKNAPVIMPKVVSEREPYRITTLHPRTYNEARTIGEHFREGTPVIMNLTEMDDTDAKRLVDFAAGLVFGLHGSIERVTQKVFLLSPANVDVTAEDKARIAEGGFFNQS, from the coding sequence ATGGCCGGCGCGATGCGCAAGATGGCGGTCTACCTCGGCCTCGTGGAGGACGATGGGTACGACGGCCGCGGTTTCGACCCCGACGACGACTTCGAACCCGAACTCGACCCCGAGCCCGAGCGGGACCATCGACGGCACGAGCTGTCACACCAGGCGCACGGTTCACATCAGTCCCAAAGGGACGAATCGGTACGAGTGGTGCAGCCGTCGGTGTCGCGCGACCCGGTGTCCCACGCCGCTTCGCTCGCCGCGGAATCCGGGCGCCCGGCGCGTATCGCGCCCGTGGCATCCATCACACAAGAACGTCAAAGCCTGGAGAAGAACGCGCCGGTGATCATGCCCAAGGTCGTGTCGGAACGAGAGCCGTACCGGATCACCACGCTTCACCCGCGGACCTACAACGAAGCCCGTACCATCGGGGAACACTTCCGTGAGGGCACTCCGGTGATCATGAATCTGACTGAGATGGATGACACAGACGCCAAGCGACTTGTCGACTTTGCGGCCGGTTTGGTGTTTGGTCTTCACGGCAGCATCGAGCGGGTGACGCAGAAGGTGTTCCTGTTGTCGCCTGCTAACGTCGATGTCACGGCGGAGGACAAGGCCCGTATCGCAGAGGGCGGGTTCTTCAACCAGAGCTGA
- a CDS encoding YggS family pyridoxal phosphate-dependent enzyme, protein MTERKDELAGNLAKVEERIAAACAAAGRKREEVALIVVTKTYPASDVRILSELGVRHVAENKDQDAAPKAAECSDLPLTWHFVGQLQTNKVRSVVGYADLVQSVDRSKLVTALSKEAVRAEREVGCLIQVALDAGERERGERGGVAPGGIEELADLIAEAPGLRIDGLMTVAPLTGEYAGRELAAFERLMDLSTDLRRAHPAANMVSAGMSADLEQAVAAGATHVRVGTAVLGVRPRLG, encoded by the coding sequence ATGACGGAACGTAAGGACGAACTCGCCGGAAACCTGGCGAAAGTGGAAGAGCGCATCGCCGCGGCGTGCGCGGCCGCCGGGCGCAAGCGCGAGGAGGTGGCCCTGATCGTGGTCACCAAGACCTACCCCGCGAGCGATGTGCGGATCCTGTCGGAACTCGGTGTGCGTCATGTCGCCGAGAACAAGGACCAGGACGCGGCACCGAAGGCCGCGGAATGCTCGGATCTGCCCCTTACTTGGCACTTTGTCGGTCAGTTGCAGACCAACAAGGTGCGATCCGTGGTCGGTTACGCGGATCTCGTGCAGTCCGTCGATCGTTCCAAGCTGGTGACGGCTCTCTCCAAGGAGGCCGTGCGGGCGGAGCGCGAGGTGGGCTGTCTCATCCAGGTCGCGCTCGATGCCGGTGAACGCGAGCGAGGGGAGCGCGGTGGCGTGGCGCCGGGCGGAATCGAGGAGTTGGCCGATCTGATCGCCGAGGCTCCGGGACTGCGGATCGACGGATTGATGACAGTCGCACCCTTGACCGGAGAGTACGCGGGACGTGAACTGGCGGCGTTCGAGCGGTTGATGGATTTGTCGACCGACCTGCGCAGAGCTCATCCGGCTGCGAACATGGTCTCGGCAGGAATGAGTGCGGACCTCGAACAGGCCGTGGCGGCCGGAGCGACACATGTGCGCGTCGGCACTGCGGTACTCGGAGTCCGCCCGAGGCTCGGGTAA